One Peribacillus simplex NBRC 15720 = DSM 1321 genomic region harbors:
- a CDS encoding alkaline phosphatase — translation MNKTSRKFIHKLAQQPHQLGLFVLICLICMSSPIQAETKTTPKNVILLIGDGMGLGAIEIARQLEYGKTGVLHLEKLEHVALMRTYSANNFVTDSAAGGSAIATGIKTNNESIGVDANGSEVDSVLDAFQTNGKKVGIISTNMVVDATPAAFGASVPNRWTGGANIARQLFDNRIDIILGGGASYFEAKKQNGEDLIAKFKQAGYGITTTKEGLSSINNSEKLLGLFHPTYMNFKLDKEVLHSQEPSLPEMTAKAMDILSRGDKGFFLMAEGARIDHMEHAADITGIWKETIEFDQTVKEVVNWAKNRNDTLIVVLADHETMGTSASETMDITALKKIKVSSEYMSKQLTFDKNNEINPESVVSTFKKYAHISLTDQEVDQFIDNVRKNRTLVYPQHQIDWEIGSTIARHHKAGVADRSIRAASSTGGHTANMIPVFASGPGSEAFDGVIENTDISKIITKAAGVPFTPGQHKSKEE, via the coding sequence TCTGCCTTATTTGCATGAGCTCCCCTATTCAAGCAGAGACAAAAACCACCCCCAAGAATGTCATATTGCTGATTGGCGACGGCATGGGATTAGGGGCAATAGAAATTGCCCGGCAATTGGAATATGGAAAGACAGGTGTTTTACATTTAGAAAAACTGGAACACGTTGCCCTGATGCGCACGTATTCCGCCAATAATTTCGTCACCGACTCTGCAGCAGGAGGGTCCGCGATTGCCACTGGTATAAAAACCAACAATGAATCGATCGGTGTCGATGCCAATGGTTCCGAGGTTGATAGTGTATTGGATGCATTTCAAACCAATGGAAAAAAAGTCGGGATCATCTCAACAAATATGGTAGTTGATGCCACACCAGCTGCTTTTGGTGCAAGTGTCCCTAACCGCTGGACAGGTGGCGCAAATATCGCGAGACAGCTCTTTGATAACCGGATCGACATCATTCTCGGCGGAGGTGCCAGCTATTTCGAGGCAAAAAAGCAGAATGGCGAGGATTTAATCGCTAAATTTAAACAAGCTGGCTATGGAATTACTACCACTAAAGAAGGACTTAGTTCCATTAATAATTCGGAAAAACTTTTAGGATTATTTCACCCTACCTATATGAATTTTAAACTGGATAAAGAAGTATTACATTCTCAAGAACCATCCCTGCCCGAAATGACAGCCAAAGCAATGGATATTTTGTCCCGTGGTGATAAAGGATTCTTCTTGATGGCCGAAGGTGCTCGTATTGACCATATGGAGCATGCAGCCGATATCACTGGAATATGGAAAGAAACGATCGAATTTGACCAAACCGTGAAAGAGGTTGTAAATTGGGCAAAGAATCGAAATGATACGTTGATTGTTGTACTTGCAGACCACGAAACGATGGGGACCTCCGCTTCTGAAACAATGGATATCACTGCACTGAAAAAAATCAAGGTTTCATCTGAATATATGTCCAAACAGCTTACATTCGATAAAAATAATGAAATCAATCCGGAAAGTGTCGTTTCAACATTCAAGAAGTATGCACATATATCCCTTACGGATCAGGAAGTCGATCAATTCATCGATAACGTAAGAAAAAATAGAACGCTTGTCTATCCACAGCATCAAATTGATTGGGAAATCGGAAGCACCATCGCCAGGCATCATAAAGCGGGTGTAGCTGATCGAAGCATACGGGCGGCCAGTTCCACAGGAGGGCACACAGCCAATATGATTCCCGTTTTCGCTTCGGGTCCAGGTAGTGAAGCCTTTGATGGAGTCATTGAAAATACGGATATTTCGAAAATCATCACAAAAGCCGCCGGTGTTCCGTTCACACCCGGTCAGCATAAATCAAAAGAGGAATGA
- a CDS encoding penicillin-binding transpeptidase domain-containing protein: protein MKKLALVSSLLLMSVLFLAGCSDEPRPEDRFAAYTKLWNKQDFAKMYEYLSPETKKKISADEFAQRYEKIYTGIEADQLKVNYKQPKEEKDHKDGEKVSLSYTVDMSTMAGAVSSDHKATLVKEGEGEEENWYIKWDESYIFPQLEAGEKVSVESYPAIRGEIVDRNERGLAMNGTVAEVGIVPEKMANESETVKKVAGILNMSTDEVNQKLKQSWVKPSYFVPIKKMSNDNNATLEKLLSIAGVSVNNTEERIYPYKEATAHLIGYVGEASAEDLEKLKGKGYTASDVIGKRGLEEVLEERLKGEPGGKIFIKTEDGEEKVIAEKPAEEGETITLTIDAELQKDIFKQYKNEVGSAAALDPKTGETLALVSSPSFDPNKYIFGITEAEQKALEEDPKKPLLNRFSSTFAPGSTIKAITAAIALENGVDPKESINIQGKTWAKSTWKDHSITRVSDPGVPIDMEKALIYSDNIYFAQKALGLGKEKFTNGLKAFGFDESLNYDYPIKASSIGKIDSEGRLADAGYGQAQVQMSTLHLAMTYSAFLNEGNILAPSLITGDKIEKKIWKENAISADQANQVTKMLTQVVEHPKGSGHGINDLGIKIAAKTGTAEIKASKNADGTENGWFVAMDTEDPELLMAWMIEDVKGRGGSHVAVDHMKPVLKKYLK from the coding sequence ATGAAGAAACTAGCTTTAGTTTCCAGCTTATTGTTGATGAGCGTATTGTTTCTGGCCGGATGCTCGGATGAGCCAAGACCCGAAGATCGCTTTGCGGCATACACGAAGCTTTGGAATAAACAGGATTTTGCGAAGATGTACGAGTATCTGTCACCTGAGACAAAGAAGAAAATCAGTGCGGATGAATTTGCGCAGCGTTATGAAAAAATCTATACGGGCATAGAAGCCGACCAATTAAAGGTGAACTATAAACAGCCAAAAGAAGAAAAAGATCATAAAGATGGAGAAAAGGTAAGCCTTTCATATACCGTTGATATGTCCACTATGGCGGGTGCTGTCAGCTCTGACCATAAAGCGACACTTGTCAAGGAAGGGGAAGGCGAGGAAGAAAATTGGTACATCAAGTGGGATGAAAGTTACATATTCCCTCAATTGGAAGCTGGCGAGAAGGTATCGGTTGAATCGTATCCAGCCATTCGCGGGGAAATCGTCGATCGAAATGAACGCGGCCTTGCCATGAATGGAACGGTAGCAGAAGTGGGAATCGTGCCAGAGAAAATGGCCAACGAATCCGAAACGGTTAAAAAGGTCGCTGGAATCCTCAATATGTCCACCGACGAAGTGAATCAGAAATTAAAACAGTCATGGGTAAAGCCAAGTTATTTCGTGCCCATCAAGAAAATGTCAAATGACAATAACGCAACCTTGGAAAAGCTATTGAGCATTGCTGGGGTATCTGTCAATAATACGGAAGAACGTATATATCCATATAAAGAGGCGACTGCCCATCTAATTGGATATGTCGGTGAGGCATCGGCCGAAGATCTGGAGAAATTGAAAGGAAAAGGTTATACCGCAAGTGACGTTATTGGCAAGCGAGGTCTTGAGGAAGTGTTGGAAGAGAGGCTTAAAGGTGAACCTGGCGGTAAAATTTTTATTAAAACCGAAGATGGCGAAGAAAAAGTGATTGCTGAAAAGCCTGCTGAAGAGGGAGAAACAATTACATTGACCATCGACGCCGAGCTTCAAAAGGATATCTTCAAGCAATATAAGAACGAAGTTGGATCGGCAGCGGCACTTGATCCGAAGACAGGAGAAACGCTTGCGCTTGTTTCAAGTCCGTCGTTCGATCCTAATAAATATATTTTCGGGATAACAGAAGCGGAACAAAAAGCACTTGAAGAAGACCCGAAAAAACCACTTCTGAACCGCTTCAGTTCGACGTTTGCACCTGGTTCAACCATTAAGGCCATCACCGCGGCAATCGCTTTGGAAAATGGTGTGGATCCGAAAGAGTCAATCAATATCCAAGGGAAAACTTGGGCCAAATCGACATGGAAAGATCATTCCATTACAAGGGTTTCGGACCCCGGTGTTCCAATAGATATGGAAAAGGCACTAATTTATTCAGACAATATTTACTTTGCCCAAAAAGCTTTGGGGCTTGGAAAGGAAAAATTCACAAATGGACTCAAGGCATTCGGATTTGATGAGTCTTTGAATTACGATTATCCAATCAAAGCATCGAGCATCGGTAAGATCGACAGTGAGGGACGCTTGGCAGACGCTGGATATGGTCAAGCACAAGTCCAAATGAGCACGCTCCATCTCGCCATGACCTATTCAGCCTTCTTGAATGAAGGAAACATCCTGGCACCTTCGTTAATAACAGGAGATAAAATAGAAAAGAAAATATGGAAAGAAAATGCGATATCAGCAGACCAAGCAAATCAGGTCACCAAGATGCTGACACAAGTAGTGGAACATCCTAAGGGAAGCGGACATGGAATAAACGACCTTGGCATCAAAATCGCTGCCAAAACGGGAACTGCTGAAATCAAGGCATCCAAAAATGCAGACGGAACAGAAAATGGCTGGTTCGTTGCCATGGACACAGAAGACCCGGAACTTCTCATGGCATGGATGATTGAAGATGTAAAAGGACGAGGCGGCAGCCATGTCGCTGTCGATCATATGAAACCGGTGTTGAAGAAGTATTTGAAGTAA
- a CDS encoding SpoIID/LytB domain-containing protein, translating to MRSLKYWFIAFFIIFFAFPSHEATAAEENTTMEVKLKNYLGNRTSVKINATGDYRTSGGEIFIKAGENLTLKVESAKLAVYKGSKKTGSYASFKVMPVKPDASLSINGRPYQGSFSFTAEDGYIRPINHVYMEDYLKGVVPLEMPALWHAEALKAQAIAARTYALRHQSTIIDDTVSYQVYGGAAGHYRTNSAIEQTKGMVIKHDGEIIEAFFSSSNGGMTESNSNVWSRGNPLAYLSIKEDFYDPKTNWEITLDKQQIDLSKIDLSKPEEWWTSVEEKDKTVVPKLKVWLKNNGYAKKDIKITEIPLLTFTDEKTGGRVTKGSIQLNFYVRDLVDDKGKLLQQTVKLTNVAASKIRGMVGQEVMKSYLVDHSSSSPSKISIEGSGYGHGVGLSQFGAKNRAEAGQSYQDILGFYYPDTTIEKEYGPGAGSKTDLVVKAEPNSVNLKAKTDHLNDEVGITYSLKEDAVVILTIKDSKGKALATPVRDQTMKKGTHSAIWNTKAVSNGTYKAEISAMDQSGKEGLATTTIKISRDTSVPEITDVNTSGDYSTEKANITYTINENANVTVEIKNSKGKVVGILSERQLNKGRQSATWDFKNMSNGMFTVTISAKDESDNQKTISTKISIKKTTGVVTASELYIKENRNASSETVGNLYRDQAVTILAQQDEWYKVKKGSQIGYVLKNHVKK from the coding sequence ATGAGGAGTTTAAAGTATTGGTTTATTGCTTTCTTTATCATTTTTTTTGCATTTCCTTCTCATGAAGCAACGGCAGCGGAAGAGAATACAACGATGGAAGTGAAACTGAAGAATTATTTGGGGAATAGAACCAGCGTCAAAATAAATGCAACCGGGGACTACCGTACTTCAGGGGGAGAGATATTCATCAAGGCGGGTGAAAATCTGACTTTGAAAGTGGAGTCGGCTAAACTTGCCGTTTACAAAGGTTCTAAGAAAACGGGATCTTATGCTTCCTTCAAGGTAATGCCAGTTAAACCTGATGCTTCATTGTCCATAAACGGCCGTCCCTATCAAGGCTCATTTTCCTTTACAGCGGAGGACGGTTACATCAGGCCAATCAATCATGTTTACATGGAAGATTATCTAAAGGGCGTTGTCCCGCTGGAGATGCCCGCACTATGGCATGCCGAAGCCTTAAAAGCACAGGCGATTGCCGCCCGGACTTATGCACTTCGCCATCAATCCACAATAATTGATGATACGGTTTCTTACCAAGTATATGGCGGGGCTGCCGGTCACTATCGAACTAATTCGGCCATCGAACAGACAAAGGGCATGGTAATTAAACATGATGGAGAAATAATCGAAGCGTTCTTTTCCTCAAGCAATGGAGGAATGACCGAATCGAATTCAAATGTTTGGTCAAGAGGCAACCCTCTTGCATATTTATCTATAAAAGAAGATTTCTATGATCCGAAAACCAATTGGGAGATAACGCTGGATAAGCAGCAAATCGACCTGTCAAAAATAGATTTATCTAAACCGGAAGAATGGTGGACAAGTGTAGAGGAAAAAGATAAAACGGTTGTGCCGAAGCTGAAAGTTTGGCTGAAGAATAATGGATATGCGAAGAAAGATATTAAAATAACGGAGATTCCCTTATTAACATTTACCGATGAAAAAACGGGGGGCCGTGTTACGAAAGGCTCCATCCAACTGAATTTCTATGTAAGGGATCTCGTTGATGACAAGGGGAAACTTTTGCAGCAAACGGTTAAGCTTACTAATGTAGCGGCTTCCAAAATCAGGGGCATGGTGGGGCAAGAGGTGATGAAAAGCTATCTGGTTGACCATTCATCCTCCAGTCCTTCCAAAATTTCTATTGAAGGGTCAGGATATGGGCATGGAGTCGGGCTAAGTCAGTTTGGGGCGAAAAACAGAGCTGAAGCAGGACAATCATATCAAGATATTTTGGGGTTTTATTATCCTGACACAACTATAGAAAAGGAATATGGACCAGGTGCTGGATCTAAAACGGATCTTGTCGTAAAGGCGGAACCGAATTCAGTAAACTTGAAAGCGAAGACGGATCATTTAAATGATGAGGTAGGAATCACATATTCCCTAAAAGAAGATGCTGTGGTAATACTCACGATTAAAGATAGTAAGGGGAAAGCCTTAGCTACCCCAGTCCGTGACCAAACAATGAAAAAGGGTACCCATTCAGCAATCTGGAACACAAAAGCGGTAAGTAACGGTACATATAAAGCAGAAATATCAGCAATGGACCAAAGCGGGAAGGAAGGTTTGGCAACAACGACGATTAAGATCAGTAGAGATACGTCGGTACCGGAAATCACCGATGTCAATACATCGGGTGATTATAGTACCGAGAAAGCGAACATAACGTATACAATTAATGAAAACGCTAATGTAACAGTGGAAATTAAGAACAGTAAAGGTAAGGTTGTTGGCATCCTTTCTGAAAGGCAGCTCAATAAAGGCAGGCAATCCGCAACCTGGGATTTTAAAAATATGTCCAACGGGATGTTTACGGTGACAATCTCCGCCAAGGATGAGAGTGACAATCAGAAAACCATTTCAACGAAAATCTCCATTAAGAAGACGACAGGAGTAGTGACAGCAAGCGAACTATATATTAAAGAAAATAGAAATGCATCTTCTGAAACGGTCGGGAATCTATACAGGGACCAAGCCGTAACGATCCTGGCTCAACAAGATGAATGGTATAAAGTGAAAAAGGGAAGCCAGATTGGGTATGTTTTAAAAAACCATGTAAAAAAATGA
- a CDS encoding helix-turn-helix domain-containing protein, which yields MDFFAVGQKIKELRKQIGLSQEELASGICTQAQISKIEKGDVYPYASTLYLISQRLGVDVNYFFDIGMTPRLDYVEEVIYQLKIARRTRNYEEMQQIVKAEENSPLFLQNKKNHQLILWHKGIYEYEKNKDLDKAIEFINRAIAITHTTDKIYSERELEILSSLGVMYVAEEQYENAFALLRKALDHLKALPFLTDKTLKTRLSYNFGRVLTRLVRYEESIACCQDAIKWCLEHDQLYALADLHYHLGYNFELVGNFEEAKEYLEKSAFLFKLQKNHTFVTFINKKLDSWKNEMKIN from the coding sequence ATGGATTTTTTTGCAGTTGGACAAAAGATCAAAGAGCTACGTAAACAAATCGGGCTTTCCCAGGAAGAGTTGGCATCCGGTATTTGTACACAAGCACAGATCAGTAAGATTGAAAAGGGCGATGTCTATCCATATGCATCCACTCTCTATTTAATTTCCCAACGTTTAGGCGTGGATGTAAACTATTTTTTCGATATTGGAATGACCCCTAGGCTGGATTACGTGGAAGAAGTGATTTATCAATTAAAAATAGCCAGAAGAACCCGAAATTATGAGGAAATGCAGCAAATTGTAAAGGCTGAGGAAAACAGTCCCCTCTTTCTTCAGAATAAAAAGAATCATCAATTGATTCTTTGGCACAAGGGAATATACGAATATGAAAAAAATAAAGATTTAGATAAAGCCATAGAATTCATTAATCGGGCCATCGCTATTACTCATACGACAGACAAAATTTATTCGGAACGGGAGCTTGAAATCTTAAGCAGCCTTGGTGTAATGTATGTTGCCGAAGAACAGTACGAAAATGCATTCGCCTTGTTAAGGAAAGCTTTAGATCACTTGAAAGCCCTGCCCTTTTTGACGGATAAAACGCTAAAGACACGACTATCCTATAATTTTGGCAGAGTGTTAACACGCCTGGTCCGATATGAAGAGTCCATTGCCTGCTGCCAAGATGCCATAAAGTGGTGCCTCGAACATGATCAATTATATGCTTTAGCTGATTTACATTACCATTTAGGTTACAATTTTGAACTCGTGGGTAACTTTGAAGAGGCAAAAGAGTACTTGGAAAAGTCAGCGTTTCTATTCAAATTACAAAAAAATCATACCTTTGTTACATTCATCAACAAAAAGTTGGACAGTTGGAAGAACGAAATGAAAATAAACTAA